GCCCCCGTGAAACTCCTCGATTTCTTCGTCGCTAAGAGGCACGGTCTTGTCTCTGAACGAGTCTATTATATCTTCTTCTGTGGATAGAGCATAACTGACGACACCCTCCAGAATCTCCTCCTGTGTAGCTTTTTCACCCGTCTCTAACTTTATCTTTGCCTGTAATTCTTCTATCTTCGATTTAGTCTCTTCGTCTATCTTGATCGACGTGCTCATACTTGTAGTAGAAGTCTCTACTTTATTAACCCTTCTACAGATATGACAGCATAGTGTCCAAGACCTCAGTATGTGACCTCCTCCCGTCGTAAACGACGGGGCTTCCCGAACCGCACCGCAGCGTTGGGATATTTGCCGGTCTACGGTCAGATCTGTTCTTGTGGGGCTACTCTCCCCGTCGATGTGTCGAACAGGCGAACCGATGGCTGGGCCAGACAGCCGTTACTCCTATCCACAGAGGGATTCGGAGTTACCGTCTTTCTCATATTCTCAGCCGCATTACAGTCACTATTCGCAACCAGTTCACACTCATCGCAGACGTACAACCCACGTTCAACACGGTTCGAATCGGCTTTCATGCCACACTCACAGCACGTTATCGACGTAGCCAGTTCGTACTCATCGACCCGCTCAACCTCAATACCACGTTCTTCAGCCTTGTACTCGATGTGACTGAGCAGAGTTTCAAACGCCCAGTCATGGAGGCGCTTGTTGCCGTGCCTGCCCCAGTCTTCATCCTCGCGGATGTTTTTCGGATGGCCAACTGCTATCGTCTCCACACCACGATCTGCACATTGGTTCACGAGGTCTTTCGAGAGAGCGTGCAGGTAGTGGGTCTGCCGCCGGGATTTCTTGCGGCGTGCCCATTCAGCATGGTTGCTGGGGCCGTTCTCACCTTCCGTGTCGTACTCTTCCTGCCGGAAGTAGTGTGCGTCTTCTTTCAACATCTTCGAGGTGGAGTCCCCTTCCTCA
This genomic stretch from Candidatus Afararchaeum irisae harbors:
- a CDS encoding transposase, which codes for MLKEDAHYFRQEEYDTEGENGPSNHAEWARRKKSRRQTHYLHALSKDLVNQCADRGVETIAVGHPKNIREDEDWGRHGNKRLHDWAFETLLSHIEYKAEERGIEVERVDEYELATSITCCECGMKADSNRVERGLYVCDECELVANSDCNAAENMRKTVTPNPSVDRSNGCLAQPSVRLFDTSTGRVAPQEQI